One Thiocapsa sp. genomic window carries:
- a CDS encoding SprT-like domain-containing protein has translation MTREAITGEPGAGLPPLEHASDRTGALLREAAAWLQLAMPQVEIRFDLRGTAAGQARIRNGSFALIRYNAALLGLHPTEFIAETVPHEVAHVVAFAKHGARIRPHGAEWQAVMRHFGVEPSRCHRYDVSRLRTRSLQRFLYRCGCGTHEISSIRHNRICRQGTVYLCRRCRLPLHHETEPQC, from the coding sequence ATGACACGCGAAGCCATCACAGGCGAGCCCGGGGCGGGCCTACCTCCGCTCGAGCACGCATCAGACCGTACCGGAGCGCTCCTGCGCGAAGCGGCGGCTTGGCTGCAACTCGCCATGCCTCAGGTCGAGATCCGATTCGACCTTCGCGGGACCGCGGCCGGGCAGGCGCGGATCCGAAACGGGTCGTTCGCACTCATCCGATACAACGCTGCGCTTTTAGGTCTGCACCCGACGGAGTTCATCGCCGAAACCGTGCCGCACGAGGTCGCCCATGTCGTGGCCTTCGCCAAGCACGGGGCGCGCATCCGGCCGCACGGTGCCGAATGGCAAGCCGTCATGCGTCATTTCGGCGTCGAGCCGTCCCGCTGCCATCGGTACGACGTGTCGAGGCTACGCACGCGATCCCTGCAGCGATTTCTTTATCGCTGCGGCTGCGGCACACACGAGATCAGCAGTATTCGCCACAACCGAATCTGTCGACAAGGAACCGTCTATCTGTGTCGCCGCTGCCGGCTACCCTTGCATCATGAGACCGAGCCGCAATGCTGA
- the nusA gene encoding transcription termination factor NusA: MSKEILLVVEAVSNEKDVPEGVIFEAIEAALASATRKKHGGEIDVRVAIDRKTGDYRSFRRWEIVPDPEQGVLDAPSRQITESAAQILEPELGPGDFIEEEIDSELFGRIAAQTAKQVIVQKVREAERAKIVEAFGERKGQLVTGIVKKAERGTIMVDLGSNAEALVPRDHVIPRESVRPGDRLRGYLYDVRSEPKGPQLFVSRTAPELLIELFKLEVPEVGEGLIRILGAARDPGSRAKIAVRTTDARIDPVGACVGMRGSRVQAVSNELNGERVDIILWDDNPAQYVINAMSPADVVSIVIDEEARSMDVAVKEENLAQAIGRNGQNVRLASQLTGWELNVMNEDDAAAKGEQEAVRSVQNFMEQLGVDENLAAILVEEGFSTVDEVAYVPLVEMQAIDELDDDTIELLRERANDVLLTRAIATEEDGARDPAQDLLDMDGMDEPLAYALAEHGVATVEDLAEQSVDDLLDIDGMDRERAARLIMKAREPWFADAPQE, translated from the coding sequence ATGAGTAAAGAGATCTTATTGGTCGTGGAGGCCGTCTCGAACGAGAAGGACGTCCCCGAAGGCGTCATCTTCGAGGCCATCGAGGCTGCGTTGGCGTCGGCCACCCGCAAAAAACACGGCGGGGAGATCGATGTGCGCGTGGCGATCGACCGCAAGACCGGCGACTATCGCTCCTTCCGGCGCTGGGAGATCGTGCCCGATCCCGAGCAGGGTGTGCTGGATGCCCCGTCGCGGCAGATTACCGAGTCCGCGGCACAGATTCTCGAGCCCGAGCTCGGTCCGGGCGACTTCATCGAAGAAGAAATCGATTCGGAGCTGTTCGGTCGGATCGCGGCCCAGACCGCCAAGCAGGTCATCGTGCAGAAGGTCCGCGAGGCCGAGCGTGCGAAGATCGTCGAGGCGTTCGGCGAGCGCAAAGGCCAATTGGTGACCGGCATCGTGAAGAAGGCCGAGCGCGGCACCATCATGGTGGATCTCGGCAGCAACGCCGAGGCTCTCGTACCGCGTGACCATGTGATTCCCCGCGAGTCGGTGCGCCCCGGCGATCGACTGCGCGGCTATCTCTACGATGTCCGCTCCGAGCCGAAGGGTCCGCAGCTGTTCGTCAGTCGTACCGCCCCGGAGCTGCTGATCGAGCTGTTCAAGCTCGAGGTACCCGAGGTCGGTGAGGGGCTGATTCGGATCCTCGGTGCGGCGCGTGATCCCGGCTCCCGGGCCAAGATCGCCGTGCGGACCACCGACGCGCGCATCGACCCGGTCGGTGCCTGTGTCGGGATGCGCGGCTCGCGCGTTCAGGCCGTCTCCAACGAGCTCAACGGCGAGCGCGTCGATATCATCCTCTGGGACGACAATCCCGCCCAATACGTCATCAACGCCATGTCCCCGGCCGATGTCGTCTCGATCGTCATCGACGAAGAGGCGCGCAGCATGGACGTCGCCGTCAAGGAAGAGAACCTCGCGCAGGCGATCGGACGCAACGGTCAGAACGTGCGCCTTGCCAGTCAATTGACCGGCTGGGAGCTCAACGTCATGAACGAAGATGACGCGGCGGCCAAGGGTGAGCAGGAGGCTGTTCGCTCGGTCCAGAACTTCATGGAGCAGCTGGGTGTCGACGAGAATCTCGCGGCCATCTTGGTCGAAGAGGGTTTCAGCACGGTCGACGAGGTGGCTTACGTGCCCTTGGTCGAGATGCAGGCGATCGACGAGCTCGACGACGATACGATCGAGCTGCTGCGCGAGCGAGCCAACGACGTCTTGCTGACGCGTGCGATCGCCACCGAGGAGGACGGGGCTCGGGATCCCGCGCAGGATCTGCTGGACATGGACGGGATGGACGAACCGTTGGCCTATGCCCTTGCGGAACACGGCGTGGCCACAGTCGAGGATCTCGCCGAGCAGTCGGTCGACGACCTGCTGGATATCGACGGGATGGACCGCGAGCGGGCGGCCCGCTTGATCATGAAGGCCCGCGAGCCCTGGTTTGCGGACGCCCCGCAGGAATAG
- the rimP gene encoding ribosome maturation factor RimP, which yields MESADSRLNLLAREVVEPLGYELVGVELFQRGASGATLRVYIDREGGIGLDDCAAVSDQLSAVLDVEDPLQGRYDLEVSSPGLDRPLVFPEHFRRFEGSRAKVRLSEKLEGRRSLEGVLRGCEDGIVSLEAEGRLWAIPVNRIEIARIVPVF from the coding sequence ATGGAGTCTGCGGACAGTCGTCTCAACCTGTTGGCCCGCGAGGTTGTCGAGCCTCTGGGCTACGAGCTCGTTGGTGTCGAGCTGTTTCAGCGCGGTGCGAGCGGTGCCACCCTGCGTGTCTACATCGACCGGGAGGGCGGCATCGGGCTGGACGATTGCGCTGCCGTGAGCGACCAGTTGAGCGCCGTCCTGGACGTTGAAGACCCACTCCAGGGGCGCTACGACCTTGAGGTCTCGTCGCCCGGGCTGGATCGGCCTCTTGTCTTTCCCGAGCATTTTCGGCGTTTCGAAGGCTCGCGCGCCAAGGTTCGATTAAGCGAGAAGCTTGAAGGGCGGCGCAGTCTGGAAGGTGTTCTTCGGGGATGCGAAGACGGCATCGTGAGCCTCGAGGCGGAGGGACGTCTCTGGGCGATTCCCGTGAACCGGATCGAGATTGCCCGAATCGTCCCCGTTTTTTGA
- the infB gene encoding translation initiation factor IF-2 has translation MSEVTVKQLASTVGIPVERLLTQLHEAGITAENAETTLTEQEKLQLLGYLRRSHGKAEADSGTTPGQVTLKRKSVSELRQPAAAPRGNVGSPRPTPAARAKTVSVEVRRKRTYVKRADEPVPPPSSAAAQQRPAVERARPQRERSSSAAPAHDGGRRRIELEALRAEQEARRLAEHEDQERLAREQDEKRRIEEQERRVAEAARAAEEAARLAAEAAEQAVASAAIEIESAIESDEKEPVAAAVVRRVEASKPKKAPLKKPAESSEKERSVKKAGRKDSARGREVAVAPSADYEEIDTAGGAAGRGLRRKKKTLKPQLQDKHVFQKPTSPVVRAVEIPEAISVGELASRMSVKASEVIRELFKQGVMVTINQTLDRDTATIVVEELGHTAIRADERDAEGVLMEEVQEQVEQAEMMPRPPVVTIMGHVDHGKTSLLDYIRRTRVASGEAGGITQHIGAYHVETDKGTVSFLDTPGHAAFSAMRARGAKVTDIVILVVAADDGVMPQTVEAIQHARASGVPIIVAINKIDKPDAHPDKVMQELTQHQVVAEEWGGDTMMVQVSAKTGDGIDDLLDGILLQSEVLELKAAVDGPARGTIVESSLDKGRGPVATVLVQSGTLRRGDIIVSGGEYGRVRAMFDEAGAPVEAAGPSIPVQVLGLSGTPYAGDDVMTVADERRAREVAEFRSARSRQSRFDEQRGVSLDQLFAQIKDGEQKSVNLIIKADVQGSLEALKDSLIKLGNEEVKVALVAVGVGGITESDANLAVTSSAILLGFNVRADAAARRVIEDKGLDLRYYSIIYELIDDVKKAISGLLSPIVTEEIIGLAQVRDVFRSSKFGAVAGCMVTEGAIRRNSPIRVLRNNVVVYEGALESLRRFKDDVNEVKNGIECGIGVKNYNDVQPGDQIEVFERTERAREI, from the coding sequence ATGAGTGAAGTCACGGTCAAGCAACTCGCCTCTACGGTCGGCATCCCGGTTGAGCGTCTCCTGACACAGCTGCACGAGGCAGGCATCACCGCGGAGAACGCGGAGACCACCTTGACGGAGCAGGAGAAACTCCAGCTTCTCGGCTACCTGCGTCGCAGCCACGGCAAAGCCGAGGCCGACAGCGGGACCACGCCCGGTCAAGTCACGCTCAAGCGCAAGTCGGTCAGCGAGCTGCGCCAGCCCGCGGCGGCGCCACGGGGAAATGTCGGAAGTCCGCGACCGACCCCCGCCGCGCGGGCCAAGACCGTGAGTGTCGAGGTTCGGCGCAAACGCACCTACGTGAAGCGTGCCGATGAGCCGGTTCCGCCGCCGTCATCCGCTGCTGCTCAGCAGCGTCCGGCCGTGGAGCGTGCGCGGCCGCAGCGTGAGCGCTCTTCCTCGGCGGCACCGGCGCATGACGGCGGGCGTCGCCGTATCGAGCTCGAGGCGTTGCGTGCCGAGCAGGAGGCGCGCCGGCTTGCCGAGCACGAAGACCAAGAGCGCCTCGCTCGCGAGCAGGACGAGAAGCGTCGCATCGAGGAGCAGGAGCGACGCGTCGCCGAGGCGGCGCGTGCGGCCGAAGAGGCGGCTCGCCTGGCTGCCGAGGCGGCGGAGCAAGCGGTCGCGAGTGCTGCAATCGAGATCGAGAGCGCGATCGAATCGGACGAAAAAGAGCCCGTCGCGGCGGCCGTCGTGCGTCGCGTCGAAGCGTCGAAGCCGAAGAAGGCGCCCCTGAAGAAGCCGGCCGAGTCCTCCGAGAAGGAGCGTTCGGTCAAAAAGGCCGGGCGTAAGGACAGCGCGCGTGGTCGCGAGGTTGCGGTGGCACCGAGCGCCGATTACGAAGAAATCGATACCGCCGGCGGTGCTGCCGGTCGCGGACTGCGCCGCAAGAAGAAGACGCTCAAGCCCCAACTCCAAGACAAGCACGTCTTCCAGAAACCGACCTCGCCCGTCGTGCGCGCGGTCGAGATCCCCGAGGCCATCTCGGTCGGCGAGCTCGCCAGCCGCATGTCGGTGAAGGCATCCGAGGTGATCCGCGAGCTCTTCAAGCAGGGCGTGATGGTTACCATTAACCAGACGCTCGATCGCGACACCGCGACCATCGTCGTCGAGGAGCTCGGCCACACCGCGATCCGCGCCGACGAGCGCGATGCCGAAGGCGTGCTGATGGAAGAGGTGCAGGAGCAGGTCGAGCAGGCCGAGATGATGCCGCGACCGCCGGTGGTCACCATCATGGGTCACGTCGACCACGGCAAGACCTCGTTGCTCGACTACATCCGTCGCACCCGTGTCGCTTCCGGCGAGGCGGGCGGGATCACCCAGCACATCGGCGCCTACCACGTCGAGACGGACAAGGGCACGGTCTCCTTCCTCGATACCCCCGGCCATGCCGCCTTCTCGGCGATGCGTGCCCGCGGGGCCAAGGTCACGGACATCGTCATCCTGGTGGTGGCGGCCGACGACGGCGTCATGCCGCAGACGGTCGAGGCCATCCAGCACGCCCGTGCCTCCGGTGTTCCGATCATTGTCGCGATCAACAAGATCGACAAACCGGACGCCCATCCGGATAAGGTGATGCAGGAGCTGACCCAGCATCAGGTGGTTGCCGAGGAATGGGGCGGCGACACCATGATGGTGCAGGTCTCGGCCAAGACCGGCGACGGCATCGACGATCTGCTCGACGGCATCCTGCTGCAGTCCGAGGTGCTCGAGCTCAAGGCCGCCGTCGACGGCCCCGCCCGCGGGACCATCGTGGAGTCCAGTCTCGACAAGGGGCGTGGTCCGGTCGCGACCGTCCTGGTGCAATCCGGAACCCTGCGGCGCGGCGACATCATCGTCAGCGGCGGGGAATACGGTCGCGTTCGCGCCATGTTCGACGAGGCCGGTGCCCCGGTCGAGGCGGCCGGGCCGTCGATCCCGGTCCAGGTGCTGGGTCTCTCGGGTACGCCCTATGCCGGCGACGACGTCATGACGGTCGCCGACGAGCGTCGGGCGCGCGAGGTCGCGGAATTCCGCTCGGCCCGCTCGCGTCAGAGTCGTTTCGACGAGCAGCGCGGCGTCAGCCTGGATCAGCTCTTCGCGCAGATCAAGGACGGCGAGCAGAAGAGCGTCAACCTCATCATCAAGGCCGACGTGCAGGGCAGTCTCGAGGCACTCAAGGACAGCCTGATCAAGCTCGGCAACGAAGAGGTCAAGGTCGCGCTGGTCGCGGTCGGTGTCGGCGGCATCACGGAATCCGATGCCAATCTGGCCGTCACCTCCAGCGCCATCCTGCTCGGGTTCAACGTCCGAGCCGATGCCGCGGCACGGCGGGTGATCGAGGACAAGGGCCTCGACCTGCGCTACTACAGCATCATCTACGAGCTGATCGACGACGTGAAGAAGGCCATCTCGGGCCTGCTCAGTCCGATCGTCACGGAGGAGATCATCGGTCTGGCTCAGGTGCGCGACGTCTTCCGCTCCTCGAAGTTCGGCGCGGTTGCCGGCTGCATGGTCACCGAGGGTGCGATCCGTCGCAACAGCCCGATCCGCGTGCTGCGCAACAATGTCGTGGTCTACGAGGGGGCGCTCGAGTCGCTGCGCCGCTTCAAGGACGACGTGAACGAGGTGAAGAACGGCATCGAATGCGGCATCGGCGTGAAGAACTACAACGACGTGCAGCCGGGCGACCAGATCGAGGTCTTCGAGCGGACCGAACGGGCCCGCGAGATCTAA